CCCCATATGTACTTTTTAGAGCTTCAACTATATCTTCTAATTTTTTCTCAGTGTATAAATCCAAAATATCATATACTATTTTGTCGACTACATGAACTCCTCCGCTATTAACATCTAAAACTATGTATTTATTATTTAAATAAAATTTATGAATATTTGTTGCTTTTAACATAAATTTGCCTCCCAAAGCTAATTTTCAACAAATAAAAAGCAGTGGATAACCACTACCCTTTATTTTAGTCTTTTAGTTGTTTTCACACTTTTGATTTCCTACAGTACAAGATGTTTTACATGCAGATTGACAAGAAGTTTGACATTCTCCACATCCACCTTTAGCGTAAGTATCCTTTAAATTTTTTCCACTTAAAGTTTTTATGTATTTCATTTCATTACCTCCTTTAATACTAGACTAAACTTAATTATAACATAATAGATTATTTAGATAAAGTTTTATTTAATTTTAAACTATGTTTATACCGATCATACCACCTATAATGCCTGCAATTGTTGATATTAGAAGCTTGCTCAATAAAAGTACTGAACTAGAATCTCTTATAAATAATAAGTTAATTAAAATGATTATTAAATAATATAGTACTCCAACTATTCCTCCGTGCATCCACCCTTTATCTTTAATCTTTACAGCCACATAAATACTAGAAACTACTACACTTAATATCATTGTTAGATTGTTTAATAAGTGTAGTTTACTTTCACTTAGAGATGTAAACCTTAGCAATAATGAGTAAAAAACTAATAGAAGAATTGTAATTATAAAAGCCATTAATAAGCCTTTAAGTAAATAACTTATCCTTGATTTATTTTTATTTAACATGATAACACTCCCTTCTATAGTAATTTATTTCATATTGGGAGTAATTAGTACAAAAAAACTTCCTTATTTAAGGAAGTTTTAATCATAATGTATTCTATTTTTCTTCTTCGTTCTCTTCTGATACTACCTCTTCTTTTTTAGAAGCAACATTATCATTTCTATTAACTACAGAACCTATAGCCCATTTAGTAACATCAAGTCTTGTTTTTGTATTGCCAACTTCTAGAATTATAATATCTTCTTTGACTCTCAATATCTTACCACAAATGCCTCCAATAGTGATTACTTCGTCACCAACCTTTAGGTTACTTCTCATTGCAGTAATCTCTTTTTCCTTTTTCTTTTGTGGTCTTATAGCAAATATGTAGAATATTACTAGAAAACCAATTGGTAATAGTAAACCATTTAATTGCTGTGCACTCATATAACCCCTCCTTATCTTCTATATATATTATACAATAAGATTAACAAAAATCATTAATTATTATTCTGTATATCCATATTTTTCATAAAATTCTTTCTTATACTCTAATAACCTATCTTCTTTAATTGCTTCTCTTATGTTTTCCATTAATTTTATTAGGAAGTATAAATTATGTGTTGTTGTCAACCTAGCGCCTAATATTTCATCAACATTAAACAAGTGTCTTATATAAGCTCTTGAATAATTCTTGCAAGCATAACAATCACATTCTGGATCTAATGGACTAAAATCCCTAGCATATTTCCCATTCCTAATTACCAACTTTCCACGACTAGTTAAAGCTGTTCCATTTCTTGCAATTCTAGTAGGCAATACACAATCAGCCATATCAATACCTCTAATTACAGCTTCAAATAGGTAATCAGGACTACCTACTCCCATTAAATATCTAGGTTTTTCTTTTGGAAGTAATTTTGTAGTATGATCTAATATCTCACACATTAGGTCCCTAGGTTCACCAACGCTTAATCCTCCTACTGCATATCCGGGAAAGTCCATGTCAACTAAATCTCTGGCGCTAATTTCTCTTAAGTCCTTGTACATGCCACCTTGTACTATCCCAAATATAGCCTGTCTATCCCAATCTTTATGGTAATCCTTACATCTTTGTGCCCACCTTGTAGTCCTTTCCATAGAATGTTTTACGTATTCATAAGTAGCAGGATAAGGTGCACACTCATCAAAAGCCATCATTATATCAGAGCCTAAAGCATTTTGAATTTCAATTGATTTCTCTGGACTTAAAAAGTGTTTTGAACCGTCAATATGAGATCTAAACTCCACACCTTCTTCAGTAATCTTTCTCAATGGACCAAGACTAAAAACCTGGAATCCACCACTATCAGTTAAAATTGGTCCGTCCCAGTTCATGAATTTATGCAATCCACCGGCTTCCTTAACAAGCTCATGACCTGGCTTTAGATATAAATGATATGTATTGCTTAATATAATCTGAGCTCCTAAACCCTTAACTTCTTCAGGAGTCATTGCCTTTACAGTAGCTCTCGTACCTACAGGCATGAATATTGGAGTCTCTATTACACCATGTGGGGTATGAAGTTTTCCTAATCTTGCTTGTGAATCTTTAGATTCCTTTAATAATTCAAATTTAAATGCCATTGTTTCCCTCCGTTTACTTTATGAACATCGCATCTCCAAAACTAAAGAATCTATATTTTTCCATAACTGCAATATCATATGCATTTAGAATAATATCTTTA
The DNA window shown above is from Tissierella sp. Yu-01 and carries:
- a CDS encoding TIGR04086 family membrane protein; translated protein: MLNKNKSRISYLLKGLLMAFIITILLLVFYSLLLRFTSLSESKLHLLNNLTMILSVVVSSIYVAVKIKDKGWMHGGIVGVLYYLIIILINLLFIRDSSSVLLLSKLLISTIAGIIGGMIGINIV
- the tgt gene encoding tRNA guanosine(34) transglycosylase Tgt translates to MAFKFELLKESKDSQARLGKLHTPHGVIETPIFMPVGTRATVKAMTPEEVKGLGAQIILSNTYHLYLKPGHELVKEAGGLHKFMNWDGPILTDSGGFQVFSLGPLRKITEEGVEFRSHIDGSKHFLSPEKSIEIQNALGSDIMMAFDECAPYPATYEYVKHSMERTTRWAQRCKDYHKDWDRQAIFGIVQGGMYKDLREISARDLVDMDFPGYAVGGLSVGEPRDLMCEILDHTTKLLPKEKPRYLMGVGSPDYLFEAVIRGIDMADCVLPTRIARNGTALTSRGKLVIRNGKYARDFSPLDPECDCYACKNYSRAYIRHLFNVDEILGARLTTTHNLYFLIKLMENIREAIKEDRLLEYKKEFYEKYGYTE
- the yajC gene encoding preprotein translocase subunit YajC, translating into MSAQQLNGLLLPIGFLVIFYIFAIRPQKKKEKEITAMRSNLKVGDEVITIGGICGKILRVKEDIIILEVGNTKTRLDVTKWAIGSVVNRNDNVASKKEEVVSEENEEEK
- the scfA gene encoding six-cysteine ranthipeptide SCIFF gives rise to the protein MKYIKTLSGKNLKDTYAKGGCGECQTSCQSACKTSCTVGNQKCENN